One Engystomops pustulosus chromosome 7, aEngPut4.maternal, whole genome shotgun sequence DNA window includes the following coding sequences:
- the LOC140068758 gene encoding uncharacterized protein — protein MKKKKRKGVKKAREEMNIEKEKVGHQDKSIKEKKRREVKIAWEETEIKEEKVDNIVKEEKVDNIMKEEEDVELTWWWRIYGSDPEKWMRIAKDMMDFMPNTSKEENDPEMEEKHQEAEKKVVEENQAEAPMVNKVDSKVVEETEEEGRPIGHQVKEAWPSTESPQPLGLNPNVSWTSVKSFQPIGQKVKVAWPSMESLQPLEGEMKVVWTSVESFQ, from the exons atgaagaagaagaagaggaagggggTGAAGAAAGCACGGGAGGAAATGAACATCGAGAAAGAGAAAGTTGGGCATCAAGATAAGAGCAtcaaggagaagaagaggagggaggTGAAGATAGCGTGGGAGGAGACTGAGATCAAGGAAGAGAAGGTGGACAACATCGTGAAGGAAGAGAAGGTGGACAACATCatgaaggaagaggaggatgttGAGTTGAC TTGGTGGTGGCGCATTTACGGATCAGACCCCGAAAAATG GATGAGAATTGCAAAGGACATGATGGATTTCATGCCTAATACCAG CAAGGAGGAGAATGACCCAGAAATGGAGGAAAAACACCAGGAAGCGGAGAAGAAGGTGGTGGAGGAGAACCAGGCAGAGGCTCCGATGGTGAACAAAGTGGACAGTAAAGTGGTGGAGGAAACAGAGGAAGAAGGAAG ACCTATAGGACACCAGGTGAAAGAGGCCTGGCCCAGCACCGAGTCTCCCCA ACCTTTAGGACTGAACCCTAATGTGTCCTGGACCAGTGTGAAGTCTTTTCA ACCTATAGGACAAAAGGTGAAGGTGGCCTGGCCCAGtatggagtctctcca ACCATTAGAAGGGGAGATGAAGGTGGTATGGACCAGCGTGGAGTCTTTCCAGtaa